In Bradyrhizobium sp. CCBAU 051011, the following are encoded in one genomic region:
- a CDS encoding cupin domain-containing protein: MSLLISIDINPDFAPKNAVPDAERLISGNPSFKTWAQDASKGEKVLTGVWEATPGETHSIKGTTFEFCHIISGLIEIEEKGGETRRYRAGDSFVMKPGFVGIWRTIETVRKIYVCHYD; encoded by the coding sequence ATGTCACTTCTGATCAGCATCGACATCAATCCGGACTTCGCACCGAAGAACGCTGTGCCCGATGCGGAACGGCTCATTTCAGGCAACCCATCATTCAAGACCTGGGCGCAAGACGCTTCGAAGGGCGAAAAGGTGCTGACCGGCGTCTGGGAAGCTACGCCCGGCGAGACCCATTCCATCAAGGGCACCACCTTCGAATTCTGCCACATCATCTCGGGCCTCATCGAAATCGAGGAAAAGGGTGGTGAGACGCGGAGGTACCGCGCAGGCGACAGCTTTGTGATGAAACCTGGCTTCGTCGGGATCTGGCGTACGATCGAGACCGTGCGAAAGATCTACGTCTGCCATTACGACTGA
- a CDS encoding ABC transporter ATP-binding protein: protein MASGIHAIAPADVALSVRDLSVSLPGGMERAYAVENISFDLKRGQILCIIGESGSGKSVTANAIMGLLPKVIRISSGAIHLDGINIVGLSPDKLRGLRGRVVSMIFQDPLSALNPLMTVGAQIEEVMAAHDVGTPKSRRSRAIDLLIEVGLPDPQLMYHQYPFRLSGGQRQRVMIAMALALEPAILIADEPTTALDVTTQAQILQLIRDIQRRKGMSVMFITHDFGVVAEIADYVVVMEKGRCVEQGSAEQVLKSPNHLYTRRLIAAVPHLTGKDRVPLQSADRVSILKVERLAKTYRSGSALFGKRRIVPAVNSVTFDLTPGRTLGVVGESGSGKSSLGRLLIKLMACDSGSIVFEGRDIARLSEAEFRSLRPKIQMIFQDPFASLNPRSTVGHILTVGPVAHGMPYSEACERARELLSHVGLDSGAFDRYPHEFSGGQRQRIGIARALMFKPKLLIADEAVSALDVSIQAQILNLLDQIQRETGVSMIFITHDLRVASQICDEIAVMHRGQIVERGPPSQIFLNPKSTYTRELVAAIPGEQHGSMPQDEGHVGHHKGGETL, encoded by the coding sequence ATGGCCTCTGGCATCCACGCTATAGCCCCGGCCGATGTAGCGCTTTCGGTGCGCGACCTGAGCGTCAGTCTGCCGGGAGGAATGGAGCGGGCCTACGCCGTCGAAAACATCTCCTTCGATCTGAAGCGCGGTCAGATCCTCTGTATCATCGGGGAATCTGGATCGGGCAAGTCCGTCACCGCCAATGCGATCATGGGACTTCTGCCGAAGGTGATCCGCATTTCTTCAGGTGCGATCCACTTGGACGGGATCAACATCGTCGGCCTCTCGCCCGACAAGCTCCGCGGCCTGCGCGGCCGCGTCGTGTCGATGATCTTCCAAGACCCTCTCTCGGCGCTCAACCCGCTGATGACCGTCGGTGCGCAAATCGAGGAAGTGATGGCGGCGCACGACGTCGGGACGCCGAAATCCCGTCGCAGCCGGGCCATAGACTTGTTGATTGAAGTGGGCCTACCCGATCCGCAGCTCATGTATCACCAGTACCCATTCCGGCTTTCGGGTGGGCAGCGGCAGCGGGTGATGATCGCCATGGCTCTGGCACTTGAGCCCGCAATTCTGATCGCTGACGAGCCGACCACCGCGCTGGACGTGACCACCCAGGCGCAGATCCTCCAATTGATCCGCGACATCCAGCGCCGCAAGGGAATGAGCGTCATGTTCATCACCCACGACTTCGGCGTTGTAGCGGAAATCGCCGACTACGTCGTGGTGATGGAAAAGGGCCGTTGCGTGGAGCAGGGCAGTGCCGAGCAGGTCCTAAAGTCGCCCAACCATCTCTATACGCGACGCCTGATCGCGGCTGTGCCGCACCTGACCGGCAAGGACCGTGTTCCCTTGCAATCCGCGGACCGCGTGTCCATCCTGAAGGTTGAACGCCTCGCAAAAACCTACCGCAGCGGTAGCGCGCTGTTCGGCAAGCGGCGCATCGTGCCTGCGGTCAACAGCGTGACGTTCGATCTCACGCCGGGACGCACGCTAGGCGTTGTCGGGGAAAGCGGTTCGGGCAAATCATCGCTCGGACGGCTGCTGATCAAGCTCATGGCGTGCGACAGCGGCTCGATTGTGTTCGAGGGCCGCGACATCGCCAGGCTTTCGGAAGCCGAATTTCGGTCGCTGCGGCCAAAAATCCAGATGATCTTCCAGGATCCTTTTGCGTCGCTCAATCCGCGGTCGACGGTTGGGCACATCCTCACAGTCGGCCCGGTCGCGCATGGAATGCCCTATAGCGAGGCTTGTGAGCGGGCGCGGGAGCTTCTGTCTCATGTCGGCTTGGACTCAGGAGCCTTTGACCGCTATCCGCACGAGTTCTCCGGCGGGCAGCGCCAACGCATCGGCATCGCCCGCGCGCTGATGTTCAAACCGAAGTTGCTGATCGCCGACGAAGCGGTCTCCGCGCTCGACGTGTCGATCCAGGCCCAGATCTTAAACCTGCTGGACCAGATCCAGCGAGAGACAGGTGTCTCGATGATCTTCATCACGCATGATCTGCGTGTCGCCAGCCAGATCTGCGATGAAATCGCCGTCATGCATCGAGGGCAGATCGTCGAGCGCGGACCGCCGTCCCAAATCTTCCTAAACCCGAAATCCACCTACACTCGAGAACTGGTGGCAGCGATCCCCGGCGAGCAGCACGGGAGCATGCCTCAAGATGAAGGCCACGTCGGACACCACAAGGGAGGAGAGACGTTATGA
- a CDS encoding aspartate aminotransferase family protein, producing MLSNSLIELDRAHLIHPVSSYHSHEAQGVRVLKSAKGATLTDVSGRQLLDGFAGLWCVNAGYGQDSIVEAATRQLRELPYATGYFGLGSDPAIRLAARLAELAPGDLNHVYFTLGGSDAVDSTIRFIRYYYHAQGRPQKDQFISVEYGYHGSSTAGSGLTALRAFHTGFGVPYSWQHKIPSHYAYRNPVGTHPQAIIAASVAALQTKIAELGADRVAAFYVEPIQGSGGVLVPPPSWLKEMHAVCKEHDILFVADEVITGFGRVGPLFACEEDDVVPDLMTTAKGLTSGYVPMGAVLMSDRVYNTIANGAGKTAVGHGYTYSAHPVSAAVGLACLDLYENGLLENGRRAGHRLMEGLRALADHPLVGDVRGRGMLAAIELVTDKERKTPLPAAADPARRIFDRAWDNGLVIRAFAQGVLGYAPPLCCTATDIDGIIERTKTTLDQTLEDRDVRAAMKG from the coding sequence ATGCTGAGCAATTCGCTGATTGAACTCGACCGCGCGCATCTGATTCACCCGGTCTCATCCTATCACAGCCATGAGGCGCAAGGCGTGCGGGTGCTGAAATCAGCAAAGGGCGCGACGCTGACCGATGTCTCCGGGCGCCAATTGCTCGACGGCTTTGCTGGTCTGTGGTGTGTCAATGCCGGCTACGGACAGGACAGCATCGTTGAAGCGGCGACGAGACAGTTGCGCGAGCTGCCCTATGCCACGGGTTATTTCGGACTGGGCTCCGACCCGGCTATCCGGCTGGCCGCCAGGCTGGCTGAACTGGCGCCCGGTGACCTGAACCATGTCTACTTCACTTTGGGTGGCTCCGATGCCGTCGACAGCACGATCCGGTTCATCCGGTACTATTATCATGCCCAGGGGAGGCCACAGAAGGACCAGTTCATTTCCGTCGAGTATGGCTACCATGGATCGTCGACGGCAGGGTCTGGCTTGACCGCGCTGCGGGCGTTTCATACGGGTTTTGGAGTACCATATAGCTGGCAGCACAAAATTCCCTCGCACTATGCCTATCGCAATCCGGTTGGTACCCATCCCCAGGCGATCATTGCTGCGTCGGTCGCGGCCCTGCAGACCAAGATCGCCGAACTGGGCGCAGACCGCGTTGCGGCCTTCTATGTCGAGCCGATTCAGGGTTCGGGAGGCGTCCTCGTTCCGCCGCCGTCGTGGCTGAAAGAAATGCACGCTGTTTGCAAGGAGCACGATATTCTGTTCGTTGCCGATGAGGTCATTACCGGCTTCGGCCGTGTCGGTCCGCTCTTCGCCTGTGAGGAAGACGACGTCGTGCCGGATCTCATGACCACGGCAAAAGGACTGACCTCCGGCTATGTGCCGATGGGGGCCGTCCTGATGTCCGACCGCGTCTACAACACGATTGCCAATGGTGCCGGCAAGACGGCCGTCGGCCACGGCTACACCTATTCCGCACATCCTGTCAGCGCAGCCGTCGGGCTTGCGTGCCTTGACCTTTACGAAAATGGCTTGCTGGAAAACGGCCGGAGGGCCGGGCACCGCCTGATGGAAGGTCTTCGCGCGCTGGCCGATCATCCCCTTGTCGGCGATGTCCGCGGTCGTGGCATGCTGGCCGCAATCGAGCTTGTCACCGACAAGGAGCGCAAGACGCCCCTGCCGGCGGCGGCCGACCCTGCGCGCCGCATTTTCGACCGCGCATGGGACAACGGCCTCGTCATCCGCGCCTTTGCCCAGGGCGTGCTGGGCTATGCGCCGCCGCTCTGCTGCACGGCTACGGACATCGACGGCATCATTGAACGGACTAAGACCACGCTCGACCAGACGCTCGAAGACAGGGACGTCCGCGCGGCGATGAAAGGATAA
- a CDS encoding NAD-dependent succinate-semialdehyde dehydrogenase: MIALKDRELFRQQALIGGNWRDASTKATVDVIDPASQKVLGTIPDMGLDETRAAINAAAAAFKRWKAKAHAERAALLERWYELMRRHERDLALLLTLEQGKPLAESLGEIRYGASFVKWFAEEARRINGSTIPSPTIDRRILVLKEPVGVCGIITPWNFPNAMITRKVAPALAAGCTVVIKPSEFTPFSALAIGVLAERAGIPAGVINIVTGMPAEIGKELMANEAVRKISFTGSTRVGALLMKGAADNIKKLSLELGGNAPFIVFDDADVDRAVEGAIASKFRNGGQTCVCCNRILVQAGIYDAFAQKLANRVAKMKVGVGTEEGVEIGPMINGSAIEKIKRHVTDALDKGAKIIAQSEAVPEDRQYARPVVLGDASTEMLLASEETFGPVAPLFRFKTEDEAIAIANGTPFGLAAYFYTENLKRSWRVAEALEFGMVGLNTGLISTEVAPFGGVKQSGLGREGSQLGIEEYLETKTLHVGGLE; the protein is encoded by the coding sequence ATGATAGCATTGAAGGACAGAGAACTGTTTCGCCAACAGGCGCTGATCGGTGGCAATTGGCGGGATGCGAGTACGAAAGCCACCGTCGATGTCATCGATCCCGCCAGTCAGAAAGTGCTTGGCACCATCCCCGACATGGGGCTTGACGAGACCAGGGCAGCAATCAACGCCGCGGCCGCTGCGTTCAAGCGTTGGAAGGCCAAGGCTCATGCGGAACGTGCAGCGCTGTTGGAGCGCTGGTATGAGCTCATGCGGCGCCATGAGCGGGATTTGGCGCTTCTGCTGACGCTGGAGCAGGGCAAGCCGCTTGCTGAATCGCTCGGGGAAATCCGCTATGGAGCCTCCTTCGTCAAATGGTTTGCGGAAGAGGCGCGGCGGATCAACGGATCAACGATCCCTTCACCCACTATCGATCGCCGCATTTTGGTGCTGAAAGAGCCGGTGGGCGTCTGCGGGATCATCACGCCCTGGAATTTCCCGAATGCGATGATTACGCGCAAAGTGGCGCCTGCGCTTGCCGCGGGCTGCACCGTGGTCATCAAGCCCTCTGAATTTACGCCCTTTTCAGCCCTTGCAATCGGTGTTCTGGCGGAGCGGGCGGGAATTCCCGCGGGCGTGATCAACATCGTGACCGGCATGCCGGCGGAAATCGGCAAGGAGCTGATGGCCAATGAAGCCGTTCGCAAGATTTCGTTTACCGGATCGACCCGCGTGGGCGCACTGCTGATGAAAGGCGCCGCCGACAATATCAAGAAACTCAGTCTCGAGCTTGGCGGCAACGCGCCGTTCATCGTCTTTGACGATGCCGATGTCGACCGGGCCGTCGAGGGCGCGATTGCGTCGAAGTTTCGTAATGGGGGCCAGACGTGCGTCTGTTGCAATCGCATCCTGGTGCAAGCAGGCATTTACGACGCCTTCGCACAGAAGCTCGCCAACCGGGTCGCGAAAATGAAAGTCGGCGTCGGTACGGAAGAGGGGGTCGAAATCGGACCGATGATCAATGGCTCGGCGATCGAAAAGATCAAGCGGCATGTCACGGACGCGCTGGACAAGGGCGCGAAGATCATCGCGCAAAGTGAAGCGGTGCCGGAAGATCGGCAATATGCCCGTCCTGTCGTGCTCGGTGACGCCTCGACTGAGATGCTCCTGGCTTCAGAGGAGACGTTTGGACCGGTCGCGCCGCTGTTTCGATTCAAGACCGAGGACGAGGCCATTGCGATCGCAAATGGCACGCCGTTCGGCCTTGCCGCCTATTTCTACACGGAGAACCTGAAGCGGTCGTGGCGTGTTGCCGAGGCGCTCGAATTCGGCATGGTGGGCCTGAACACCGGCCTGATCTCGACCGAGGTCGCGCCTTTCGGCGGTGTAAAGCAGTCGGGACTGGGACGTGAAGGCTCCCAGCTCGGGATAGAGGAATATCTCGAAACTAAAACGCTTCACGTCGGCGGGTTGGAATAA
- a CDS encoding GNAT family N-acetyltransferase, with protein MGRTVRVKSFELAAKDINDVDVTLLHALSTGVGWPHRPKDWDFLRRAGHGIVAVDGIGRVFGSAMWFPHGPEFATIGLVITSPRTQAQGTGRWLMEQVFERCGDRNLTLNSTDAAYHLYLSLGFRKEAVVYQWQGEVVLPSPPVPVLDGELKPLPAENVDEIAALDERAFGTNRQKLLALLSDGASIFVLSRGGETVGYSMKREFGRGHVIGPIVASNDCDAIHLTAAHLKELKGRFARVDTRERTGPFADFLQQSRLGMNDTVTTMSKGKQFLNREDDKPWVYGLAGHALS; from the coding sequence ATGGGACGAACGGTACGTGTGAAGTCCTTTGAACTGGCCGCGAAGGACATCAACGACGTTGATGTGACACTGCTCCACGCGCTCTCGACTGGGGTGGGCTGGCCGCATCGACCCAAGGATTGGGATTTCTTGCGCCGCGCGGGTCATGGCATCGTAGCCGTTGACGGCATAGGACGCGTCTTTGGCAGCGCGATGTGGTTCCCACATGGCCCCGAATTCGCGACCATTGGCTTGGTGATCACATCGCCCCGCACCCAGGCACAAGGTACAGGGCGATGGCTCATGGAGCAGGTGTTCGAGCGGTGTGGCGACCGGAACTTAACCCTCAACTCAACCGATGCTGCCTATCATCTGTATCTTTCGCTGGGCTTCAGGAAGGAAGCGGTTGTGTATCAGTGGCAGGGAGAGGTCGTGTTACCATCCCCACCGGTGCCAGTTCTGGACGGGGAATTGAAGCCTCTGCCAGCCGAGAATGTTGATGAGATTGCAGCATTGGACGAGCGCGCGTTCGGAACTAACCGTCAGAAGCTGCTTGCATTGCTTTCGGATGGTGCGTCAATCTTCGTCCTGAGCCGCGGCGGCGAGACCGTCGGTTATTCCATGAAGCGCGAGTTTGGGCGCGGTCATGTGATCGGTCCCATCGTCGCTAGCAATGATTGTGACGCAATCCATCTTACAGCCGCGCATCTTAAGGAACTCAAGGGACGGTTCGCCCGCGTCGATACGCGGGAGCGGACGGGTCCCTTTGCCGACTTTCTTCAGCAAAGCCGCCTCGGGATGAACGACACCGTCACGACCATGTCCAAGGGCAAGCAATTCCTGAACCGAGAAGATGACAAACCGTGGGTTTACGGATTGGCCGGCCACGCGTTGAGCTGA
- a CDS encoding FAD-binding oxidoreductase: MSAPLMHIESTPSLPQEADVVVIGGGVVGVFTSYYLARRGLKIALLEKGRVAAEQSSRNWGWCRQQNRDARELPLATKSLDLWERVAQETGEDTGFRRCGLLYLSNDENELAGWAKWRDFARTAGVTTHMLSAEEASERGKATGRKWKGGVFSPTDGTADTSKAVPIAALAIMAAGGTVHQQCAARGIELSAGRVSGVVTEAGTIRTKTVVMAGGAWASSFCNQLGIRFPQVSVRSSILALAPGAAGLPDALYAGLVSLTRRGNGGYTLAISGRARVDPTPQQFRFGREFLPMFARRWRSLTPGAFEGLRQGHESLAKWKLDEVTPMELNRTLDPHPDMRQIRLTYRRASKLVPELGHVAISNVWAGYIDSTPDGIPAIGEVESIPGFILAAGFSGHGFGIGPGAGHMIADIITGSEPIVDPRPYRPERLKMSAWGKVSEF; this comes from the coding sequence ATGAGCGCGCCGCTCATGCATATCGAATCCACTCCATCCCTGCCTCAAGAGGCAGACGTCGTCGTCATCGGCGGCGGAGTGGTTGGCGTGTTCACGAGCTACTATCTCGCCCGTCGCGGGCTCAAGATCGCCTTGCTGGAAAAGGGCCGTGTCGCAGCTGAACAGTCCAGCCGCAACTGGGGATGGTGCCGCCAACAGAACCGCGACGCGCGCGAGTTACCGCTTGCGACCAAAAGCCTCGATCTCTGGGAGCGAGTTGCCCAGGAGACCGGCGAGGATACGGGTTTTCGCCGCTGTGGCCTGTTGTATTTGTCGAACGACGAAAATGAGCTGGCCGGCTGGGCAAAGTGGCGAGACTTCGCCAGGACCGCCGGCGTTACGACGCATATGCTGAGCGCGGAAGAGGCGAGCGAGCGAGGCAAGGCGACTGGTCGCAAGTGGAAAGGCGGCGTCTTCTCTCCAACCGATGGGACGGCAGATACTTCAAAGGCCGTACCGATCGCCGCGCTCGCGATCATGGCGGCAGGTGGCACGGTACACCAGCAATGCGCGGCTCGCGGCATAGAGCTCAGCGCCGGCCGAGTCAGCGGAGTGGTGACTGAAGCGGGCACGATTCGGACGAAGACGGTGGTCATGGCAGGAGGCGCATGGGCCTCTTCGTTCTGCAACCAGCTTGGAATTCGCTTCCCACAGGTTTCCGTCCGCTCTTCCATTCTCGCCCTGGCTCCCGGCGCGGCCGGCCTGCCCGATGCCCTGTACGCGGGGCTCGTGTCGCTCACGCGACGTGGCAACGGCGGATACACGCTGGCAATCAGCGGGCGCGCGCGAGTCGACCCCACGCCGCAGCAGTTCAGGTTCGGCCGCGAATTCCTGCCCATGTTCGCCCGCCGGTGGCGAAGTCTCACTCCTGGGGCCTTCGAAGGCTTGCGGCAAGGTCACGAGTCGCTGGCGAAATGGAAGCTCGACGAGGTGACCCCGATGGAGCTGAACCGAACGCTCGATCCTCACCCCGATATGAGGCAGATTCGGCTGACGTATCGACGAGCCAGCAAGCTCGTGCCGGAACTCGGGCACGTCGCAATCTCAAACGTGTGGGCCGGCTACATCGACAGCACGCCAGACGGTATTCCGGCAATCGGTGAAGTTGAGTCGATTCCAGGTTTCATCCTGGCAGCGGGATTCAGCGGCCACGGCTTCGGGATCGGTCCCGGCGCGGGACATATGATCGCCGACATCATTACAGGTAGCGAGCCGATCGTAGACCCCCGCCCTTACAGGCCGGAGCGGCTGAAAATGAGCGCCTGGGGCAAGGTCAGCGAGTTCTAG
- a CDS encoding Lrp/AsnC family transcriptional regulator, whose product MKLDKIDIRILCELQKNGRISNVELSELINLSPSPCLMRVKRLQTEGFITGYSAQIDVSKLGQTLTVFAEITLKNHRQIDFARFLTTIEKIDSVVECHLVSGGYDYLVKFITAGISEYQAVMERLVEMDIGIDKYFSFVVLKSPIVKSHLPLESIFNS is encoded by the coding sequence ATGAAGCTCGATAAGATCGACATCCGGATTTTATGCGAACTGCAGAAGAACGGGCGGATTTCCAACGTCGAGCTCTCGGAGCTGATAAACCTTTCGCCGAGCCCATGTCTGATGCGCGTCAAGAGGCTCCAGACGGAGGGCTTCATCACCGGCTATTCCGCCCAGATCGACGTGTCCAAGCTCGGGCAAACTCTGACCGTGTTTGCCGAAATCACCCTGAAGAATCATAGGCAGATCGATTTCGCTCGCTTTCTCACGACAATCGAGAAGATCGATTCCGTCGTAGAATGCCATCTCGTTTCGGGTGGGTACGACTATCTGGTAAAATTCATCACCGCAGGGATTAGCGAATACCAGGCGGTCATGGAACGCCTCGTGGAGATGGATATCGGCATCGACAAATACTTCAGCTTTGTCGTGCTGAAATCCCCCATCGTGAAATCCCATCTGCCGCTCGAAAGCATCTTCAATAGCTAA
- a CDS encoding haloacid dehalogenase type II — MATFRPKYITFDCYGTLTNFDMAGAARRIYGAELSSTAMAKLIKDFSAYRLDEVLGAWKPYFEVVHNALERACKRNGVVFRPEHAQRINEEIHTWGPHADVPAGLAKVAREIPLVILSNSMKNLIMSNAEKLGAPFHMVITAEETGAYKPQMKGFEYMLDKLGCGPEDITHVSSSFRYDLMTAYDLGIKSKVWVNRGHEPANPFYEYTEVAGIDGLAAAVGLEPLRKSA; from the coding sequence ATGGCGACGTTTAGACCTAAATACATCACCTTCGACTGCTACGGCACGCTGACCAATTTCGACATGGCCGGCGCCGCAAGGAGAATCTATGGCGCCGAGCTCTCGTCGACGGCGATGGCAAAGCTCATCAAGGATTTTTCAGCCTATCGCCTGGACGAGGTTCTCGGCGCCTGGAAGCCGTACTTCGAGGTCGTGCACAATGCGCTGGAGCGCGCGTGCAAGCGCAACGGTGTTGTATTTCGGCCCGAGCACGCCCAGCGCATCAATGAAGAGATTCACACATGGGGTCCACATGCCGACGTCCCGGCGGGTCTGGCCAAAGTTGCCAGGGAGATTCCGCTGGTCATCCTGTCGAACTCGATGAAGAACCTCATCATGTCGAATGCGGAGAAGCTCGGCGCTCCCTTCCACATGGTCATCACGGCGGAGGAGACCGGCGCCTATAAGCCGCAGATGAAGGGCTTCGAGTACATGCTGGACAAGCTGGGCTGCGGCCCGGAAGATATCACCCACGTCTCCTCCTCCTTCCGCTACGACCTGATGACCGCTTACGACCTCGGCATCAAGAGCAAGGTGTGGGTGAACCGGGGTCATGAGCCCGCCAACCCCTTCTATGAATACACCGAGGTCGCTGGCATCGACGGGCTGGCTGCGGCAGTCGGCCTGGAGCCCCTGCGCAAGAGTGCGTGA
- a CDS encoding glyoxylate/hydroxypyruvate reductase A — MAFLFNSDTARGAIFRQAFARELPDLEFYDSSECIDPEKVRYLLTWNMPDDVSRFRNLEVLFSLGAGVDQFRPEAIPGHVKLVRMVEDGITRMMQEYVVLGVLTLHREMLAYREQQRRGLWQALATSQATDRRVGFLGLGTLAQAAIDRLKPFRFPLAAWSRSKQVVEGVTCFHGEDQLGKFLQGTDILVCLLPLTEQTSGILNARLFSLLPVGARLLHVGRGPQLDQDALIEALDSGQLAAAMLDVTDPEPLPEGHPLWSHPKVIITPHIASVTQPHTAAEAVIENIRRHRAGRNPVGLVDRTLGY; from the coding sequence ATGGCGTTCCTCTTCAATTCCGATACCGCTCGGGGTGCAATTTTTCGCCAGGCCTTTGCGCGCGAGCTTCCGGATCTGGAATTCTACGATTCTAGTGAATGTATAGACCCGGAAAAGGTACGCTACCTGCTGACCTGGAACATGCCAGACGATGTCTCGCGCTTTCGTAATCTGGAAGTGCTCTTTTCCCTCGGCGCGGGGGTTGATCAGTTCAGGCCGGAGGCGATACCCGGCCACGTGAAGCTCGTGCGCATGGTCGAGGATGGCATAACACGCATGATGCAGGAATACGTCGTCCTTGGCGTGCTGACGCTTCATCGCGAGATGCTTGCATATCGGGAGCAGCAGAGAAGGGGCCTATGGCAAGCTCTTGCAACGTCCCAAGCGACCGACCGGCGCGTGGGCTTCCTGGGCCTCGGCACACTGGCGCAAGCTGCGATCGATCGTCTGAAGCCGTTTCGATTTCCCCTTGCCGCTTGGAGCCGAAGCAAGCAGGTGGTTGAGGGTGTCACCTGCTTCCATGGCGAAGATCAGCTTGGGAAATTCCTGCAAGGAACGGATATCCTCGTCTGTCTTCTCCCGCTGACGGAGCAAACGAGCGGCATCCTGAACGCAAGGCTCTTCTCGCTTTTGCCAGTGGGAGCGAGGCTGCTGCATGTCGGCCGCGGCCCGCAGCTTGACCAGGACGCACTCATCGAGGCGCTCGACAGCGGGCAGCTTGCGGCAGCCATGCTTGACGTCACCGATCCCGAGCCGCTGCCAGAAGGCCATCCACTCTGGTCCCATCCGAAGGTGATCATCACGCCGCATATCGCGTCCGTGACGCAACCGCATACGGCAGCAGAAGCCGTCATAGAAAACATCCGGCGCCACCGCGCCGGCAGAAATCCGGTCGGCCTTGTCGATCGAACCCTCGGCTACTAA